CACAGGTTCTGTTCAAGAAGGCCGACCTGACGATGATCCTGAACGGCGCACTTGCCGGTCTTGTCTCCATCACAGCCGAGCCGCTGACCCCGACACTGGGCGCAGCAACTCTGATCGGTGCCGTGGGTGGTGTGATCGTGGTCTTCGCCGTGCCGTTCCTCGACAAGCTGAAGATCGACGATGTTGTCGGTGCGATCCCTGTCCACCTGTTCGCAGGCATCTGGGGCACGATCGCCGTGGTCTTCACCAACGGTGACGCGTCTCTGGGCACGCAGCTCTACTCGATCCTCGTTGTGGGTATCTTCACCTTCGTCGTCTCCGGCGTGGTGTGGCTGATCCTCAAGGCCGTCGTCGGCATCCGCGTCAGCGAAGAAGCCGAGATCAACGGTCTCGATACAACCGAGCTGGGGATGGAAGCCTACCCCGAATTCTCCCGCGGATAACCCTTCGGACCTCCGACCTCCTCCCCGGGGGTCCGAAATCCACGGTAGAAACCGAAAGCCCCGCCCAAAAGGCGGGGCTTTTTCGTTGCCGGATCCCGCAGCTGGGCGACAAGTCCACGCGATCCGGAGCCCGCATAGAAGGCGCGCGCGCACGAAAAAGGCCGCCACGCGCAAAGCATGGCGGCCTGTACATGAAAAGCTGGCGTTCAGATGCCGGCGTCGACGATCGCCTTGGCGAGGATCGGCACGGTCTGGGCGTTCAATCCCGCGATGTTCATGCGGCTGTCCCCGACCATATAGATCCCGTGATCGGCCCGCAGTTTTTCAACCATCTCGGGCGTCGTTCCCAGGCGCGAGAACATGCCGCGGTGCTGGGCAAGAAACCCGAAGCGGTCAGAGCCCGACAGCTTCTGAAGCTCGGCGGCCAGTTGCTCGCGCAGACCGAGCATCGACAGGCGCACATCCTCAAGCTCGGCCTGCCAATCGGCGCGCAGCGCCTCGTCCGTCAGGATCATCGTCACCAGCCGCGCGCCGTGGTCGGGCGGAAAGCTGAAGTTCTGGCGGTTGAGAAAGGCCAGCGTATCCTGATGGAGCTTTCGCGTCTGCGGATCCTGCGCGACCATCATCAGAATGCCCGTCCGTTCGCGGTAGATGCCGAAGTTCTTCGAACAGCTGGCCGCGATCAGGCATTCGGGCAGCGCCCCTGCCACCTTGCGGGTCGCAGCGGCATCGGCGTCCAGCCCGTCGCCAAAGCCCTGATAGGCGATGTCGATCATCGGCACCGCACCCGTCTTTTGCAGGACCGCGATCACCGCGTCCCATTCCGCCGCGTTCAGGTTCGCGCCGGTCGGGTTGTGGCAACAACCGTGCAGGAGGACCACGTCGCCCTTCCGCGCAGTTTCGAGATCGGCAATCATCGCGTCGAAGGCCACGCCGCGTGTTTCGTCATCGAAGTAGCGGTAGGGTACAATCTCCATCCCGAGGTAATTCAGGATCGAGATGTGGTTCGGCCATGTCGGATCGGACACGAAAATCCGCGCATCCGGGCGGGCCATGCGGATCAGTTCGAACGCCTGACGCACCGCACCGGTGCCGCCGGGAGTGGCGGCGGCGGCCACGTGATCGCGAGGCACCGCATCGCCCAGCACGAGATCGACCATCGCATCCGCAAAGGCGGGATCGCCTGCCAGTCCGGTGTAGACCTTGCTGTCCTGCTGCTCCCACAGGGTGTGTTCGGCGGCTTTGACCGCACGCATCACCGGTGTCAGCCCCGATGCGTCCTTGTAGACACCGACACCGAGGTCGATCTTGGTATCGCGCGGGTCTTCGCGGTAGGCCTGCACCAGCGCAAGGATTTTATCGGCGGGTTGTGCCTTGAGCGTCTCGAACATCATGCGTCTCCGGTTGCGACGGGCACTGTGGGGAACATTCCCCATTCGGCCCATGATCCATCGTAAAGCGACCAGTCGGTATGGCCCTGACGCTCAAGCGCCAGCGCAAGCACCGCAGCGGTCACGCCCGACCCGCAGGAGGTAATCACCGGCTGGCTAAGATCGACGCCGGCGGCCTTAAATATCTCTGCGGTTTCCTGCGGCGATTTCATCGTCTTGTCGTCGTTCAGCAAGGTGGCATAGGGCACGTTGCGCGACTTCGGAATGTGACCGGCGCGCAGACCCTCGCGCGGCTCGGGCGCCTCGCCGCGGAACCGGTCGGCGGCGCGGGCATCGACGATCTGCGGGCTTCCCAGCTTTGACGCATGGCTGACCTGTGTCACGTCGCGCACAAGGCTGTTCTGGAACCGGACCGTCATGTGGCGGTCACGGGGGATGGGGGGCATGTCCTCGGTCGGGCGGCCCTCGGCGATCCATTTGGGAAAGCCACCGTCCAGCACCGCGACATTTTCCTGCCCCATCAGGCGGAACAGCCACCACACGCGCGGGGCCGACATGATCCCTGCCCCGTCGTAGACCACGACCTGATGGCCGTCACCGACGCCCATCGCGCGCATCCGCGACATGAACTTCTCGACCGGCGGTGCCATATGCGGAAGTTCGGACCGAGCGTCCGAAATCTCGTCTATGTCGAAGAAACGCGCGCCCGGAATATGGGCGGCATCGTATTCCGCCTTGGGGTCACGGCCTTCGGCAGGAAGGTACCACGAGGCATCGAGAATCCGCAGATCGGGATCTTTCAGGTGCTTCGCCAGCCAGTCGGTCGATACAAGGGTGTTGGGGTCGTCTGTCATGCCATTCCCTTTGAGATGTTTACGCAATCTTGCGTACCCGTGCGCGGGCGTGCTGGCAAGTGTGCAGGCCTTCAGCCCTTCCCGAACGGATCGGTTGCAACGAGTGACGGGCGAGCACACCTCCGCTGCCAGTATCGTGCCAGTGCGGGATAGTTCTGCACTGCCGCGTACCCTTCGGGCGCGGCGGTGAAACAGGCGAGCATCGGCAGTAGGTACATATCGGCAAGGGTCATCCGCCCCGTCAGCACCAGACCCTCTGCGGTGATGGCCTCCAAAACCTCCAGCACGGGGGCAGCCGCCGCGCATCCTTCGGCGATGCGCTGGGGATCGGATGCACGCCCCTCGAAGGCGGCAAAAACGGCGGCATCGAACACCTCGCGCACCATGGGCAGGTAGCCGGATGTATCCAGCAGGCCAATCACCTGATCCATCCGTGCCTGCGCGCGCGCACCGTCCGGGACCACCGGCGCACCGCTGATCCGCTGCAAATGGCGCAGGATCGCAGCGGTCTGCGTGAGTACAAACTCTCCGTCACGCAGAACCGGCACCTGCGCCATGGGATTAAGCGCAAGCAACCGCGGATCTGGCGGATCGGTGAAAGGGTCGACCTCGGCATAGGTGGCAGACAGCCCCATCTCGATCAGGGCGATGCGGACAATGCGGGTGTAGACCGAGTAGCGATAGCCCGTGAGCGTGAGCCGCTCAGCCATGATCCTTCAGCAGGCGCTGCTTTTGGCGGTTCCAGTCCCGCTTGGCAGCGGTTTCGCGTTTGTCGTGGTTCTTCTTGCCCTTGGCGACGCCGATCTTGATCTTCGCAATGCCACGGTGGTTGAAGTACATCACGAGCGGCACGAGCGTCATGCCCTTGCGCTGTGTGGCGTTCCACAAATCCGCCATTTGCTTGCGTGAGATCAGCAGCTTGCGGCGGCGGCGCTCTTCGTGGCCGAATGTCTTGGCCTGTTTGTAGGGCGCGATGTAGGAGTTCACGAGCCACAGCTCGCCATCCTCGACCGCGGCATAGCTTTCCGCGATGTTGCTGCCGCCCATGCGCAGGCTCTTTACCTCGGATCCTTCAAGGATGATTCCGCATTCGATATCTTCCTCGATCGCGTAATCGAACCGCGCGCGACGGTTTTCGGCGATCACCTTGTAATTCGGATCGGATTTGGAGGATGTCTTTACCTGAGCCATAGGGGTGGATGTAGAGCCTGCATCGCCGCCCCGCAAGGGGACGGCCCCATGTCATGGCTCAGGCCGCGCGAAAACCAGGCGTGTCCCCGTTGCTCAGCGCAGCCCGTTCTCAGCGATGTATTTCGTCACATCAAGCACCAGCTGGCCCCGCGCGCGGGCAATCGCAGCCGGTCCGCCCTTGGGGTCGTAGGGCACGCTGAGGTCGAACAGGCCCGAGCGTTCGCGCGCCTGGTACACCCCGACGAAATACTGCCCCGTTGCGCGGTAGATCCCGTCCGTTCCGGCCACCAGATCCGCAAACCGGATATCGAGCGATGCGGCGGCTTCTTCCTCGAAGGGCCAAGGCTCGGACGCGACGCGACGGCCGGTCAGGCGTGCCAGATTGCGGCTGATCTCGAGCCCGATTGCACGTTCCGGTGCATCCGCCCAAAGCACGTCCGAGGTGATCACGGTGCCATCCGGCGCCTGCTGGGCGATTTCGTCGGCAGCCGCGTAGCTGGGCAGCGAGACATCCCGCACCTCGACCGATGCAAACCCGATGCGGATCGTCTCTGCGATCGCGGGGCTCTGGACGGCGACACGGTCCGGTGTGCCGCAGGCCGCAAGGCCCGCCAGCGCCGTCACGAGAGCGAAGGTCTTGAAAAAGGTCATATCATCTTCCCAGCAGCAGAGAGTTCGGATTGCGTTCGATGGTGCGCGCCAGTTTGGTCAGCGCATCCGCCGCCTCCTGGATGTCGCGCAGGGTGGATTGTGCCTCGCGGCTCAGTTCGTCGCCGCGGTTGTAGCCTTCGATGGTACGGCCCGCGCGTGCGAAGAGGGCGTTCAGCCGCTCGATCACCTGCGGCAGATCCGCGGCAGAGGTCGAGATACTGTCGGCGGCATTGCGTGCCGAGGCCAGCGTCTGGTTGACGTTCTCGACCGCGCCACCGCGCCGCAGTTCAGCAAGGGTCGCATTGATTTCATCCAGCGCGCCCGCCAGCGCCGCCGGCAGTTCGGCAGTATCGGGGCTGCTGACCAGCGCATCGGCAGATCGCGTCAGGGTCGTCAGCTCGTCCAGCAGGGCGTTCAGCTCAAGAGAGTCCGCCTTGGCCGCCACGGCGCTGATCTGGTCCACCAGTTCCGGCACCCCGTCCACCGAAGAAATCACGCTGTTCGCCGCCTCGGAGGCGGAATCGAGCGTTGCTGACAGCTGCTGCACGATCTGTTGCTCTTCCAGTTCCGCAGCCAGCCCTTCGAAACGGCGCAGCGCCGCGTTGACCGCTGCCGGAATATCCTGCACCTCCTGCGAGGAGACGAGGCCCGACACGTCGTTCAGCAATGTCCGCAAATCCGCCAGCGCGGTCGTCAGCTCGGCGGGCAATTGCGCGGCTTCGGGTGTGCCAATCAGCGCCTCGGCAGATCGTGTGAGGGCTCTCACCTCGGCCAGCAGCCCGTCCAGATCAAGGGAATCCGCCTTCGCCGCGACGGCCTGGATATCGTCGATCAGCGCCGGAACATCCTCGACCGAGGTGGAAACCGCATTGGCGGCTTCCGAAGCGGCATTGAGCGTATCGGTCAGCGTCTGGGCGATCTGTTGTTCTTCCAGATCGCTGACCAGCGTCTCGATCCGTTGCAGTGTCGCGTTGAGCGAACGCGGAATGCCCTGAACATCTTCGGACGTGACCAGCCCAGAAAGATCGGTCAGCAATGTGCGTATGTCTTGCGGCGTTTCCTGCAAATCACGGTTTGAAATCAGCGCATCGGCAGAATTCATCACGTTGATCGCCGCGTTCAGCAGCTCTTCGATCGGCAGCTGGTTGATGCGGTTGAACACGCCCTCGACCGTGGCGGCCGTATCCGACACGCTGCTGTTCGTGGTGGGCATCACGGGCATGCCGAAGCCTGTTGTCACCAGCTGCGCCGGTTCTGGATCTTCCAGATCTACCAACTCGACCTTCATCCCGCCGGTCAGCAGGCTCGCAGAGGCCAGCCGCGCCCGAAGGCCGGTGCTGACCCGTTCGCTAAGGAAGGCAAGCGCCGCATCCGCAGTCACCTCGCCCGGCAGACCGAGGCGGGCAGGCTGTATCGAAAGGACCACGTTCAGCCGCACGCGGCTGTCGCCGAACTGGTTATAGTCGACAAGGCCGGACAGGCTGTCGACGACACCGATCTTCAGGCCGCTCAGCTCGACCGGCGCACCGACGGCAAGGCCGGATACGTTTTCCTCGAACAGGACGCTGATCTGGAGCGGATCGACCTCGGACGCGGAAAACAGGCTGTTACGCGCGGTTTCCCTGTCTGCATAGACCTCGAAAACCTCGCCATCCTGAACCGGCTCTCCACCGGACACGAAGGTGTCAAAGGTGATCCCGCCGCCCACCAGCGTGGCGAGCGAGGAAAAGTCGATCTCGGCCCCCGCCGCACCGATGGATACGCTGAAACCGGAGGTATCCCAGAAACGGGTCGAAGAATTGATCAGGCTGCGGTGCTCTTCGTAGATCAGCCCCTCGACGATGGCGAAGGCTCCGCCACGGGCGATCTGGGCACGACCCAGTTGACCGACCTCGATTCCGCGGAACATGATCGGGGCGTTATCCGTCAGATTCCCGTTCGATGTGGTGCGGAAGGCGATCTGCAACCCACGCTCGCCGGGCTTGATGAGCGGTGACTTGGTCGCGCCAGTGAATTCGGACTGCGGCTGCCCGATCTCGTCGTCCCACGATCCTTCGATGTAGACACCGCTCAGAACCGTCGACAGCCCGCTGACGCCCTGCGCGCTGACCTCGGGCTCGACGATCCAGAAGACCGAACTGGCATCGACGTAGGGCGCGATGTCCTTGTCCAGCCGGATCTCGGCAGCAACACTGGCGAGCCCGGCGCTGAAGCCGATGGACTCCACCCTGCCGACGGTAATTTGGCGGTACTTGAGCTCTGTCTCACCGGCAGAGATCCCTGCCCCGTCCTCGAACAGCACGGTGATCAGCGGCCCGCGCGAATTATAGGACTGCCATGCGACGCCCAGCGCGACGATCAGGGCGAGGATCGGAATGATCCACACGAAGGACGCGCCGGAAAACCTGCGCCGGCTGGCTGGCTTGATGGACATGCTAGGGGGGGTATCAGACATTTTCGGGAGCCTCGTCGTCGCTCGCCTGGGCATCCCAGATCATCCGGGGATCGAAAGCTTGCGCCGACAACATCGTGAAAATTACGGAAAGCGCAAAGAAAAATGCGGCCGGTCCAGGTGTGATCGTTGCCAGCCCCTTGAGTTGCACAAGGGCCGACAGGATAGCAACAACAAAGATGTCGACCATCGACCAGCGGCCAATGAACTCGACCACTTCGTAAATCCACATCTTGCGGTGTTTGGACGCACCCATGTGCCTGCGCCCGACGTGCACGGCCAGATAGGCGACGGCCCAGAACTTGCCCAACGGGATCAGGACCGAGGCGATCAGGATGATCGCCGCAATTCCCCACGACCCGTAGTGGGCCAACTCGACCGCGCCGCCGATGATCGTGCTTTCCTGCGTCTCGAACAGCTGCCGGGTGCGCAGCATGGGGTCGGTGTTTGCCGGAATGTAGCACATGAACCCGACGATCCAGAACGCCCAGACGCGTTGCAGGCTCTTTCTATCACGCGACACCAGCCGCTTGCCGCAGCGCCCGCAGGTCTGCGTGCCCAGCGGCCACGCACGCGAACACCGCGTACAGGCCACCAGCCCGACACTGCGAGCGGTCAGGACTTTTGGGGATGTTCCAGAGAGTTCCATACAGACCATTTACACATGATGCCGTCCTGCGCGATGACGAGGACGACAAGAATACCAAACATCCAGAACGCAGGACCGAAGGTCACCGTCGCCAGATCGGCGACCTTTACCAGCGCGACCGCGCATCCCAAAACAAAGATTTCCGCCATCGACCACGGGCGCATCGCCTCGGAAATGCGGAACGCGCCCATGGCGTGGCGCGCGGGCGGACGGTCGAGCACAACGGGCACGAGGACATAGAGGTTGAGCAGCATCCGCAGCAGCGGCACGAAAAAGATGAAGCCCGCTGTCAGCAGTGCGATCACCAAAAGCGGCCCTTCGGTGAACGACAGCGCCGCATCGAGAACGGAAACAGCGTTGCTCCGCCCCGCGACCGAGATCGACAGGAACGGAAAGACACTGGCCGCGACGATCAGGATAACGACGGCGATAGACACCGCGATGATATGCTTTCCTGCCTTGTGGCGCGGCGCGATCAGCACCTTGTGGCAGCGCCCGCAGACCGCCTTCTGATCGTTTTCCGGATGCTCAAGCACATAGGCGGCATCGCAGACCGGACAGACGATGATCTGGTCCAGCGGCACGCTGTCAAAAGGGGCGGAAACGGTGCTCATCGGGGGACCATAGTACGAAAAGACGCAAAGGTGTACACCCTTCGCACCGCCGATGACCGATGGTCGCAGGGGCCGACCCAAGGGAACAATTTCGGGCAGGAACGTGTTTTTCCGGTGAAGCGTCTAACGCACAAAGGAGAACACAATGACCAAGATTACCGAGAGCAAGATCCTTATCATCGCCGCCAACGGCTTCGAGCAATCCGAACTTGAGCATCCACGCGACGCATTGCGCGAGCGCGGCGCCACGGTGCATATCGCCTCGCCCGACGGCAAGGCCGTGAAAGGCTGGGACGAAGACGACTGGGGCCGCGAGGCGCAGGTCGATCTGAAGATCGCAGATGCCGACATCTCGGACTACGATGCGCTGGTCCTGCCAGGCGGCCAGATCAATCCGGATCTTTTGCGCGTCAACGACGACGCGGTGAACCTGATCCGGCATTTCGGCGAGCAGGCCAAGCCGATTGCCGCCATTTGCCACGCACCATGGTTGCTGATCGAAGCGGGTCTCGTGCGGGGGCGCAAGGCAACATCCTTCCACTCCATCCGCACGGATATGGAAAACGCCGGTGCCTTCTGGGAAGACAGCGCAGTCGTGGTGGACAAGGGCATCGTGACCAGCCGGTCGCCCGAAGATCTGGAAGTGTTCGTCAACGCACTTGTCGAAGAGATCGAGAACGGATCCTTCGGCCGCGCCGCTGCCTGATAGCTGCCAGACACTGTGAAATCGGCCCGCCCCGCTGGCGGGCCTTTTTCATGCGATGCTGCCGTTTTTGCGCAAATCGGCGATCCGCGCGTGGCCATAGCCCAGTTCGGCCAGCACAGCGTCGGTATCCGCCCCCGGCGCAGAGGGCGCGCGCGGCGTGTCCGCAGAAGTGCGGCTGAACCGTGGCGCCGGTGCTGCCTGCGCGACGCCGCCCGGCGCGATGAACGTGCCCCGCTGGGCCAGATGCGGGTGATCGGCGGCTTCGGAAAACCGCAAGACCGGCGCGACACAGGCGTCCGAGCCCGCGAAGATGTCCGACCACTCGTCGCGTGTGCGCTGCGCGAAGGCGGCCGCGTAGGCCGCGCGCCGTTCGGCCCACTGCGCAGTGTCGTTCTGATCGTCCTGATGATCGAGCGGCAGGCCCGCTTTTTCCAGCAACAGCGCGTGAAACTGCGGCTCGAGCGCACCTACGGAGACGAATCCGCCGCATTTGCACATGTAGCAGCGGTAGAACGGCGCACCGCCGTCCAGCCAGTTGGCCTGCCTGTCCTCGCTCCAGCTACCGCGGGCGAGCATGCTGTGGATCAAGCCCATCATCGCGCTGACACCGTCGACCATGGCGGCGTCCACAACCTGCCCTTTGCCCGACACACCACGTTCGATCAGTGCCGACAGGATGCCGAACAGCAGGAACATCGTCCCGCCGCCGTAATCCGCGACAAGGTTCAGGGGCGGCGCGGGCGGGCGGTCTGCGTCACCCATGGCAAAAAGCGCACCGGTCAGCCCCAGATAGTTGATGTCATGCCCCGCGACCTGCGCCCCGGGGCCGTCCTGCCCCCATCCCGTCATCCGCGCGTAAACAAGTGTGTCGGGGCAGTCCTCAGGCCCGAGGCCAAGCCGTTCCATCACGCCCGGACGGAACCCTTCGATCAGCACATCGGCGGAGGCGACCAGATCATGGGCCGCCGCAACGCCCTCCCCGGATTTGAGGTTCAGAACCACCGAGCGTTTTCCGCGGCGGTTGATATCGGTGGGATCGGCCTTGGCGGTTGCGCGATCCACGGCGATCACGGTCGCCCCCAGATCGGCCAGCAGCTGCCCCGCCAGCGGCGCGGGGCCGAGACCGGAAAATTCGATGATGCGCAGCGACGACAGCGGCCCCGCCATCATGCCGCCCCCGGCAACAGGACTTCGCGCGCGCCTTCGGCGAAATCCTTCAACGACAGGGGCCAGACAACGCCGGGCCAGCGCAGCTCCATCTCCTGTTTGCGGGGCCTGTAGACAGCGGTGTAAAGCGTGCCGAAGCCCTGATTGAATGCTGTGGAGTAAAGCGGCGGCTTCAGAAATGCCCCTATGAACTTTTCTTCCGGGTCACGGTGCAGTCGCAGCCGCTGGAGCAGGAAGCGCTCACGCTCGACCGTTGAGGTGAACCGCGCGTGGCTGATCCATTCGACGTTCTCCTGATGGTTTGTCGCCACAGCCGCGCGGGTCACGACCGCAGGGCGGTCCGGCGCCATCATCACCGTCAGGTAACTGCGATTCTTGTCCAGCACCGTGACGTTATAGCTCATATGCGTGGGCACGCGGGCCAGCACCTCGGCCGCCTCTTCGGAAGTTGTGCAGGTCTGCAATGCGTAGCGCAGGATCAGCGGCACGCCAAAACCTTCGCCCACGACCCGCCGCCCACCGAAGGTCAGCGAGATCGAAAGCCCCTTGTCATTCACCCCGTCGACAAGGCCCCAGAGCCCGTCTGACACGCCCATCACGCGCCGCCCCTGCCAGCGCGTGCGCAGCACGAGGCTGTCGAATGCCTTGGGGTTATAGTCGTAATTGCGGACCATGACGGGCTGCTTTCCGGCCCAGATCGCCTGGCTACAGGCCGCGAGATAGGCCGGTGGCGTGTAGAAACTGAGGAACCGCGCGGCGTGGTCCCCGCCCCCCGCAAGCTCGCACAGCTCTTCGTAGAGCGGCACGAGTTCGGGCATATGGGTCTGCATCTGCCGGAGGCCTTCGGCATAGGTCGGGCGCGACGTCTCGCCCTCCCGCAGCCACCAGGCGCGGTAGTCGGACCAGTATTCACGGAAAAGCCCGGCCCACTTTGGACCGGGCAGATCTTCGGATATCGCGCGCCAGTACATGGGCGGCCTTTCCCAGAACAGGGGTTACATGATCTTGAACGCCGGATCGGCGAGGTCGGGTGCCGCTTGTGCCACCGGCAGCGGCTTGCCGTCAACGGCGCGTTTGATCCCGTGGATCCATTTCTTCGCACGCTCGTTCAACTGGAAGCTTTTGGTCATCGACCGCCCCCGTGTCACGAGGATACCGATGTCGGCGCCTTCGTAGCGATAGTCGCCCGGTTGCAGGATCCGCAGGAAGAAGGCTTCGTTCTCGCTCTCTACCGCGCGGCGGTGATAATCGAAGCGGTCGAACACGACCGAACCGTCCTCTTTCATCTTGTAG
Above is a genomic segment from Sulfitobacter sp. HNIBRBA3233 containing:
- a CDS encoding C45 family peptidase, with the protein product MYWRAISEDLPGPKWAGLFREYWSDYRAWWLREGETSRPTYAEGLRQMQTHMPELVPLYEELCELAGGGDHAARFLSFYTPPAYLAACSQAIWAGKQPVMVRNYDYNPKAFDSLVLRTRWQGRRVMGVSDGLWGLVDGVNDKGLSISLTFGGRRVVGEGFGVPLILRYALQTCTTSEEAAEVLARVPTHMSYNVTVLDKNRSYLTVMMAPDRPAVVTRAAVATNHQENVEWISHARFTSTVERERFLLQRLRLHRDPEEKFIGAFLKPPLYSTAFNQGFGTLYTAVYRPRKQEMELRWPGVVWPLSLKDFAEGAREVLLPGAA
- a CDS encoding paraquat-inducible protein A; translation: MSTVSAPFDSVPLDQIIVCPVCDAAYVLEHPENDQKAVCGRCHKVLIAPRHKAGKHIIAVSIAVVILIVAASVFPFLSISVAGRSNAVSVLDAALSFTEGPLLVIALLTAGFIFFVPLLRMLLNLYVLVPVVLDRPPARHAMGAFRISEAMRPWSMAEIFVLGCAVALVKVADLATVTFGPAFWMFGILVVLVIAQDGIMCKWSVWNSLEHPQKS
- a CDS encoding PqiC family protein produces the protein MTFFKTFALVTALAGLAACGTPDRVAVQSPAIAETIRIGFASVEVRDVSLPSYAAADEIAQQAPDGTVITSDVLWADAPERAIGLEISRNLARLTGRRVASEPWPFEEEAAASLDIRFADLVAGTDGIYRATGQYFVGVYQARERSGLFDLSVPYDPKGGPAAIARARGQLVLDVTKYIAENGLR
- a CDS encoding type 1 glutamine amidotransferase domain-containing protein; its protein translation is MTKITESKILIIAANGFEQSELEHPRDALRERGATVHIASPDGKAVKGWDEDDWGREAQVDLKIADADISDYDALVLPGGQINPDLLRVNDDAVNLIRHFGEQAKPIAAICHAPWLLIEAGLVRGRKATSFHSIRTDMENAGAFWEDSAVVVDKGIVTSRSPEDLEVFVNALVEEIENGSFGRAAA
- a CDS encoding CaiB/BaiF CoA transferase family protein, whose amino-acid sequence is MAGPLSSLRIIEFSGLGPAPLAGQLLADLGATVIAVDRATAKADPTDINRRGKRSVVLNLKSGEGVAAAHDLVASADVLIEGFRPGVMERLGLGPEDCPDTLVYARMTGWGQDGPGAQVAGHDINYLGLTGALFAMGDADRPPAPPLNLVADYGGGTMFLLFGILSALIERGVSGKGQVVDAAMVDGVSAMMGLIHSMLARGSWSEDRQANWLDGGAPFYRCYMCKCGGFVSVGALEPQFHALLLEKAGLPLDHQDDQNDTAQWAERRAAYAAAFAQRTRDEWSDIFAGSDACVAPVLRFSEAADHPHLAQRGTFIAPGGVAQAAPAPRFSRTSADTPRAPSAPGADTDAVLAELGYGHARIADLRKNGSIA
- a CDS encoding MlaD family protein; the encoded protein is MSIKPASRRRFSGASFVWIIPILALIVALGVAWQSYNSRGPLITVLFEDGAGISAGETELKYRQITVGRVESIGFSAGLASVAAEIRLDKDIAPYVDASSVFWIVEPEVSAQGVSGLSTVLSGVYIEGSWDDEIGQPQSEFTGATKSPLIKPGERGLQIAFRTTSNGNLTDNAPIMFRGIEVGQLGRAQIARGGAFAIVEGLIYEEHRSLINSSTRFWDTSGFSVSIGAAGAEIDFSSLATLVGGGITFDTFVSGGEPVQDGEVFEVYADRETARNSLFSASEVDPLQISVLFEENVSGLAVGAPVELSGLKIGVVDSLSGLVDYNQFGDSRVRLNVVLSIQPARLGLPGEVTADAALAFLSERVSTGLRARLASASLLTGGMKVELVDLEDPEPAQLVTTGFGMPVMPTTNSSVSDTAATVEGVFNRINQLPIEELLNAAINVMNSADALISNRDLQETPQDIRTLLTDLSGLVTSEDVQGIPRSLNATLQRIETLVSDLEEQQIAQTLTDTLNAASEAANAVSTSVEDVPALIDDIQAVAAKADSLDLDGLLAEVRALTRSAEALIGTPEAAQLPAELTTALADLRTLLNDVSGLVSSQEVQDIPAAVNAALRRFEGLAAELEEQQIVQQLSATLDSASEAANSVISSVDGVPELVDQISAVAAKADSLELNALLDELTTLTRSADALVSSPDTAELPAALAGALDEINATLAELRRGGAVENVNQTLASARNAADSISTSAADLPQVIERLNALFARAGRTIEGYNRGDELSREAQSTLRDIQEAADALTKLARTIERNPNSLLLGR
- a CDS encoding amino acid aminotransferase → MFETLKAQPADKILALVQAYREDPRDTKIDLGVGVYKDASGLTPVMRAVKAAEHTLWEQQDSKVYTGLAGDPAFADAMVDLVLGDAVPRDHVAAAATPGGTGAVRQAFELIRMARPDARIFVSDPTWPNHISILNYLGMEIVPYRYFDDETRGVAFDAMIADLETARKGDVVLLHGCCHNPTGANLNAAEWDAVIAVLQKTGAVPMIDIAYQGFGDGLDADAAATRKVAGALPECLIAASCSKNFGIYRERTGILMMVAQDPQTRKLHQDTLAFLNRQNFSFPPDHGARLVTMILTDEALRADWQAELEDVRLSMLGLREQLAAELQKLSGSDRFGFLAQHRGMFSRLGTTPEMVEKLRADHGIYMVGDSRMNIAGLNAQTVPILAKAIVDAGI
- the smpB gene encoding SsrA-binding protein SmpB; translated protein: MAQVKTSSKSDPNYKVIAENRRARFDYAIEEDIECGIILEGSEVKSLRMGGSNIAESYAAVEDGELWLVNSYIAPYKQAKTFGHEERRRRKLLISRKQMADLWNATQRKGMTLVPLVMYFNHRGIAKIKIGVAKGKKNHDKRETAAKRDWNRQKQRLLKDHG
- a CDS encoding paraquat-inducible protein A; amino-acid sequence: MVCMELSGTSPKVLTARSVGLVACTRCSRAWPLGTQTCGRCGKRLVSRDRKSLQRVWAFWIVGFMCYIPANTDPMLRTRQLFETQESTIIGGAVELAHYGSWGIAAIILIASVLIPLGKFWAVAYLAVHVGRRHMGASKHRKMWIYEVVEFIGRWSMVDIFVVAILSALVQLKGLATITPGPAAFFFALSVIFTMLSAQAFDPRMIWDAQASDDEAPENV
- a CDS encoding glutathione S-transferase family protein is translated as MAERLTLTGYRYSVYTRIVRIALIEMGLSATYAEVDPFTDPPDPRLLALNPMAQVPVLRDGEFVLTQTAAILRHLQRISGAPVVPDGARAQARMDQVIGLLDTSGYLPMVREVFDAAVFAAFEGRASDPQRIAEGCAAAAPVLEVLEAITAEGLVLTGRMTLADMYLLPMLACFTAAPEGYAAVQNYPALARYWQRRCARPSLVATDPFGKG
- the sseA gene encoding 3-mercaptopyruvate sulfurtransferase, with protein sequence MTDDPNTLVSTDWLAKHLKDPDLRILDASWYLPAEGRDPKAEYDAAHIPGARFFDIDEISDARSELPHMAPPVEKFMSRMRAMGVGDGHQVVVYDGAGIMSAPRVWWLFRLMGQENVAVLDGGFPKWIAEGRPTEDMPPIPRDRHMTVRFQNSLVRDVTQVSHASKLGSPQIVDARAADRFRGEAPEPREGLRAGHIPKSRNVPYATLLNDDKTMKSPQETAEIFKAAGVDLSQPVITSCGSGVTAAVLALALERQGHTDWSLYDGSWAEWGMFPTVPVATGDA